A window from Deinococcus planocerae encodes these proteins:
- a CDS encoding metallophosphoesterase family protein, giving the protein MIRLAVLADLHANLEATLAVHADIQRRGITELWVLGDLVGKGPRPREVVEWTQAHATRVIQGNWDARVAGATHRPQDLWPRSQLTPGQLSYLAGLPYGIEEQFGGAWWRFVHASSKGLFHRLYPHSSLAEQLDAFAPNPQFALRQHADALVYADVHETLMLDVEGRPLINTGSVGNPLDSTLPSYLILEFDPQGPAHTASFVRLTYDRAAEIAVAEASGMPFTREYIAELLTGAYQKRRARTGE; this is encoded by the coding sequence ATGATCCGCCTCGCCGTCCTCGCCGACCTGCACGCCAATCTGGAGGCGACGTTGGCGGTCCACGCGGACATTCAGAGGCGGGGAATCACCGAACTGTGGGTGCTCGGCGACCTCGTGGGCAAGGGGCCGCGCCCGCGTGAGGTGGTGGAGTGGACGCAGGCGCACGCCACCCGCGTCATCCAGGGCAACTGGGACGCCCGGGTCGCCGGGGCCACCCACCGCCCGCAGGACCTCTGGCCGCGCAGCCAGCTCACGCCGGGGCAGCTCAGTTACCTCGCCGGGCTGCCCTACGGCATCGAGGAGCAGTTCGGCGGCGCGTGGTGGCGCTTCGTCCACGCGAGCAGCAAGGGCCTCTTCCACCGCCTCTACCCCCACTCCAGCCTCGCCGAGCAGCTCGACGCCTTCGCGCCTAATCCCCAGTTCGCCCTGCGCCAGCACGCCGACGCCCTCGTCTACGCCGACGTGCACGAGACCCTGATGCTCGACGTGGAGGGCCGCCCCCTGATCAACACGGGCTCGGTCGGCAATCCGCTCGACAGCACCCTCCCGAGCTACCTGATCCTGGAATTCGACCCGCAGGGCCCGGCCCACACCGCCTCCTTCGTGCGGCTGACCTACGACCGCGCCGCCGAGATCGCCGTCGCCGAGGCGAGCGGAATGCCCTTTACCCGCGAGTACATCGCGGAGCTGCTGACGGGCGCATACCAGAAGCGGCGGGCGCGGACGGGGGAATGA
- a CDS encoding aminoglycoside phosphotransferase family protein, which translates to MSAEPALDRAALLRVLGSEYGLEVESLTFLPEGTAPAYRAEGSGGRFFVKVMPGTAHGAELRKRVAAELPLLRALRGLGLLTRVPQPLFTRDGADFAGVEDCFLALFAWIEGTNLESGWTGALGELAPLLSHLHAGTEEIVTLVPQLPVPPEDFGLPFERGLSDDLRLLKTVRQDDRPGVRALRDLLPPYEATIERLLKSARGFQAAARARPHRYVVCHTDAHGGNVMRDMSGDLWIIDWETARLAPPEHDLWMLHERLPEVLPAYEAVAGRSANLDPNLLGFYLCRRALEDVARAVNLILHQNTRPEQDQDCLTGLDRDILPSVAGAEGALEALLGRLDAG; encoded by the coding sequence ATGAGCGCCGAACCCGCCCTCGACCGCGCCGCCCTGCTCCGGGTCCTGGGGTCGGAGTACGGCCTGGAGGTGGAGAGCCTGACCTTTCTCCCGGAGGGCACGGCCCCCGCCTACCGCGCCGAAGGGTCCGGTGGGCGCTTCTTCGTCAAGGTGATGCCCGGGACGGCTCACGGTGCCGAACTGAGGAAGCGCGTCGCGGCGGAGTTACCGCTTCTGCGGGCCTTGCGGGGGCTCGGCCTCCTGACGCGGGTACCCCAGCCCCTTTTCACCCGGGACGGGGCCGACTTCGCGGGGGTGGAGGACTGTTTCCTCGCCCTCTTCGCCTGGATCGAGGGAACGAACCTGGAATCCGGGTGGACGGGGGCGCTGGGCGAACTCGCCCCTCTGCTCAGCCACCTGCACGCGGGGACGGAGGAGATCGTCACGCTCGTTCCACAGCTTCCCGTTCCCCCGGAGGACTTCGGCCTGCCCTTCGAGAGGGGGCTGTCGGACGACCTGCGGTTGTTGAAGACGGTCCGCCAGGACGACCGGCCTGGAGTTCGCGCCCTGCGTGACCTCCTGCCTCCCTATGAGGCCACCATCGAACGACTCCTCAAGTCGGCCCGGGGGTTCCAGGCCGCCGCCCGTGCCCGGCCCCACCGGTACGTCGTCTGCCACACGGACGCGCACGGGGGCAACGTGATGCGGGACATGAGCGGCGACCTCTGGATCATCGATTGGGAGACAGCCCGCCTCGCGCCGCCCGAACACGACCTGTGGATGCTGCACGAGCGGCTGCCAGAAGTCCTGCCCGCCTACGAGGCGGTGGCGGGACGGAGCGCCAACCTCGATCCCAACTTGCTGGGCTTCTACCTCTGCCGCCGCGCACTGGAGGACGTGGCGAGGGCCGTGAACCTGATCCTGCACCAGAACACCCGCCCGGAGCAGGATCAGGACTGCCTCACAGGACTGGACCGGGACATCCTTCCGAGCGTGGCCGGGGCGGAGGGGGCATTGGAGGCGTTGCTGGGACGGCTGGACGCCGGGTAG